In one Deinococcus psychrotolerans genomic region, the following are encoded:
- a CDS encoding AfsR/SARP family transcriptional regulator, whose amino-acid sequence MITLHIQTLGQTRMTRGGTELKWSAQSARELLLYLLSFPEGRTRSQIFEDLWQQDVDAASNNRFRVTLHRLRTCLEMPQAVSEEHGRYRLAPEVWHGSDVYAFYQALGQAETGTAAQRREALQRAVNFYTGDYLAEEGEEWVIKARGEHQAAYVQANLELSLLHCDEHACDLSVLAMVRALRADPYVGEQYHQRLMTCLSVVENKYQSIDHYRRFLKFLREEVNDLPMPETLQLAERIKAGERICQHDDGAVLAMPQVRHCPLASDGQCPGTLQALIELETWPTPPTGTTTAATFTTNATPAPGAD is encoded by the coding sequence ATGATCACCCTCCACATTCAGACCTTAGGTCAAACCCGCATGACACGTGGCGGCACTGAACTCAAGTGGAGCGCCCAGAGCGCCCGCGAACTGCTGCTGTATCTGCTTTCCTTTCCCGAAGGCCGCACCCGCAGCCAAATTTTTGAGGATTTGTGGCAGCAAGACGTCGACGCTGCCAGCAACAACCGCTTCCGCGTTACCCTGCACCGCCTACGCACCTGCTTGGAGATGCCGCAGGCGGTGTCCGAGGAGCATGGCCGCTACCGACTTGCCCCGGAGGTGTGGCACGGCTCGGACGTCTACGCTTTTTATCAAGCGCTCGGCCAAGCGGAAACGGGAACAGCCGCGCAGCGCCGGGAAGCCTTGCAGCGGGCCGTCAATTTTTACACCGGCGATTATCTGGCCGAGGAGGGAGAGGAGTGGGTCATCAAGGCGCGGGGCGAGCATCAGGCCGCTTACGTGCAGGCCAATCTCGAACTCAGCTTGCTGCACTGCGACGAACACGCCTGCGACCTGTCGGTGCTGGCAATGGTCCGCGCCCTGAGAGCCGATCCCTACGTGGGTGAGCAGTATCACCAGCGGCTGATGACTTGCCTGTCGGTGGTGGAGAACAAATACCAGTCGATAGACCATTACCGCCGGTTTTTGAAGTTTCTGCGTGAAGAAGTCAACGACTTGCCGATGCCCGAGACTTTGCAACTGGCCGAGCGGATCAAAGCTGGAGAGCGCATCTGCCAGCACGATGACGGGGCCGTGCTGGCGATGCCGCAGGTTCGTCACTGCCCGCTGGCCTCCGACGGGCAATGTCCCGGCACTTTGCAGGCGCTGATAGAGTTGGAGACGTGGCCTACACCGCCTACAGGCACTACCACAGCCGCAACGTTTACCACAAACGCAACCCCGGCACCGGGTGCGGATTGA
- a CDS encoding universal stress protein, producing MDEFLPCRAPPHLEKISQVVVPVDFGPCSLRAAAFGAHLTRASGGQVMLMHVLLPGEDAELAESRLAQLAGWYRRPPVCLMVLAAEEEVSGSILAASQARGSQLVMLGLHSGHDPRRLRLGRVTCGVLLGASVPVQVIPLATARPERISELPDKLLGRWRELGQR from the coding sequence ATGGATGAATTCTTGCCTTGCCGCGCTCCGCCGCACTTGGAAAAGATCAGTCAGGTGGTGGTGCCGGTGGACTTTGGGCCGTGCAGCCTGCGGGCGGCGGCGTTCGGCGCTCACCTGACGCGGGCCTCCGGCGGCCAGGTCATGCTGATGCACGTGCTGCTTCCGGGCGAAGACGCTGAATTGGCCGAGTCGCGGCTGGCCCAGCTCGCCGGTTGGTACCGCCGCCCTCCAGTGTGCCTGATGGTGCTGGCGGCGGAGGAAGAGGTGAGCGGGAGCATTTTGGCCGCTTCGCAGGCGCGGGGCAGCCAGCTGGTGATGTTGGGCCTGCACAGCGGCCATGATCCCCGGCGGCTGCGGCTGGGCCGCGTGACCTGCGGCGTGCTGCTGGGAGCCAGCGTGCCGGTGCAGGTCATTCCGCTGGCCACCGCGCGGCCTGAACGCATAAGCGAGCTTCCAGACAAACTTCTAGGCCGCTGGCGCGAACTGGGTCAGCGCTAG
- a CDS encoding ABC transporter substrate-binding protein, which produces MKRLTRAALALAATLSLGQALGVTRGGQMVYGRYADSQFLDPVLNDSNLDIWILTNLYDTLLQPTADGKRVQPGLASRYVVSKDGLTMTLTLRPNIKFADGSPITSADVKWNLDRARNPDNGAWNNLIESIASVAASGNTVTITLKHPDPVLPSALAAFNTAIMPQKLFDAAPGKNDAEKAKAFAEKPIGSGPFVLSEWKRGSYMVLKRNPYYWKKGEDGKALPYLDTLRFEILPDDNTRILKLQAGELQGAEFIPLSRVAELKANPKLNMMLFPSTQVNQIAMNTRPKLKDGTANPLTDVRVRQALNYAVNRPALIQLVTFGNGKPMKSLMSSATPLFDKGQKGYTYDLDKAKALLAAAGFKNGFDVTTMATSGSANDLTLTTALQQMWGAVGVRLKIEQIDSATKVARRTAGDFQMNTGGWTDDLADPSEVTGYFATKGETDAAHTGFSDPTIEKLFPQSQREIDKTKRAAIYKQIQTIYSNAAPIIFLYETPYPVALAKNVKGFYQIPLGYNVFEKTSIEK; this is translated from the coding sequence ATGAAGAGACTGACCCGCGCCGCGCTTGCCCTTGCCGCCACGCTCTCTCTCGGTCAAGCCCTCGGCGTTACTCGCGGCGGCCAGATGGTGTATGGCCGCTACGCCGACTCGCAGTTCCTTGATCCTGTCCTCAACGACTCCAACCTCGACATCTGGATTCTGACCAACCTCTACGACACGCTGCTGCAACCCACTGCTGACGGCAAGCGCGTTCAGCCGGGCCTGGCCAGCCGCTACGTCGTCTCCAAAGACGGCCTAACCATGACGCTGACCCTGCGCCCCAACATCAAGTTCGCCGACGGCAGCCCGATCACCTCCGCTGACGTCAAGTGGAACCTCGACCGCGCCCGTAACCCCGACAACGGGGCCTGGAACAACCTGATCGAGTCGATCGCCAGCGTCGCGGCCAGTGGCAACACCGTGACCATCACGCTCAAGCACCCCGATCCCGTTCTGCCTTCGGCGCTGGCGGCCTTCAACACCGCCATCATGCCGCAGAAGCTGTTCGACGCCGCGCCCGGCAAGAACGACGCCGAGAAGGCCAAGGCGTTTGCCGAGAAGCCCATCGGCTCGGGCCCCTTCGTGCTCAGCGAGTGGAAGCGCGGCTCATACATGGTGCTCAAGCGCAATCCCTATTACTGGAAAAAGGGCGAGGACGGTAAGGCCCTGCCCTACCTTGACACCCTGCGTTTCGAAATCCTTCCCGACGACAACACCCGCATTCTGAAGTTGCAGGCCGGTGAGTTGCAGGGTGCCGAGTTCATTCCGCTCAGCCGGGTGGCCGAACTCAAGGCCAATCCCAAACTCAATATGATGCTGTTTCCCTCCACCCAGGTCAACCAAATCGCCATGAACACCCGTCCCAAGCTCAAGGACGGCACGGCCAACCCGCTCACAGATGTGCGGGTGCGTCAGGCGCTCAACTACGCCGTCAACCGCCCGGCCCTGATTCAGCTGGTCACTTTCGGCAACGGCAAGCCGATGAAGTCGCTCATGTCGTCGGCCACCCCGCTGTTTGACAAGGGACAGAAAGGCTACACCTACGATCTGGACAAGGCCAAGGCGCTGCTGGCCGCCGCCGGTTTTAAGAACGGCTTCGATGTGACCACTATGGCAACCAGCGGCAGTGCCAACGACCTGACACTGACGACGGCCCTTCAGCAGATGTGGGGCGCGGTGGGCGTGCGCCTCAAGATTGAGCAGATCGACAGCGCGACCAAGGTCGCCCGCCGCACTGCTGGCGATTTCCAGATGAATACCGGGGGCTGGACCGACGACCTCGCCGATCCCAGCGAGGTTACCGGTTACTTCGCCACAAAAGGGGAGACGGACGCGGCCCACACCGGATTCAGCGATCCCACCATCGAGAAGCTGTTTCCCCAGAGCCAGCGGGAAATCGACAAGACCAAACGCGCGGCCATCTACAAGCAGATTCAGACCATCTACAGCAACGCCGCGCCCATCATTTTCCTGTATGAAACGCCCTACCCGGTGGCGCTGGCCAAGAACGTCAAGGGCTTCTATCAGATTCCACTGGGCTACAACGTCTTCGAGAAGACGAGCATCGAGAAGTAG
- a CDS encoding ABC transporter permease, with translation MHTSYILRRLLQIIPLFLAVMVLVFVLVHLIPGDPVSAILGDRATPERVARANRQLGLDKPLIVQFGLFVNQLLHGNLGESINLKVPVLRLMLDRLPITLFLDVYAAVLGVLMAVPLAVLAAVRRNTWVDGVIRAVFQVGLSLPVFYVGLQLLTLLGARLGWFPIGGYGVTFGDHLYHLFLPALTLGLNLAAVLVRTLRNSVIEVLTAEYVDFARAKGLRSRVIMTRHVLRNALIATVTLLGLNIGGLIGGAVITETVFAIPGVGKLMVDAIFGRDYPVVQGLTLTFAVLVSLVFLATDLIHARLDPRAELS, from the coding sequence ATGCATACGAGTTACATTCTGCGGCGACTTCTTCAGATCATTCCTCTCTTTCTGGCGGTGATGGTGCTCGTCTTCGTGCTTGTTCACCTCATTCCTGGCGATCCGGTGAGCGCCATACTCGGTGACCGGGCCACCCCGGAGAGAGTGGCGCGTGCCAACCGCCAGTTAGGACTGGACAAGCCCTTGATCGTGCAGTTTGGCCTGTTCGTGAATCAACTGCTGCACGGCAACTTGGGCGAGAGCATCAACCTCAAGGTGCCGGTGCTGCGGCTGATGCTCGACCGGTTGCCGATCACCCTCTTTCTGGACGTATACGCCGCCGTACTGGGTGTGCTCATGGCGGTGCCGCTGGCGGTGCTGGCCGCCGTGCGCCGCAACACCTGGGTTGACGGCGTCATCCGGGCTGTGTTTCAGGTGGGTCTGTCGTTGCCGGTTTTCTACGTGGGCCTGCAACTGTTGACCCTGCTCGGCGCTCGCCTGGGCTGGTTTCCCATCGGCGGCTACGGTGTAACCTTTGGTGATCACCTCTACCACCTGTTTTTGCCCGCCCTGACGCTGGGCCTCAACCTGGCGGCGGTGCTGGTCCGCACCCTGCGCAACAGCGTCATCGAGGTGCTGACTGCCGAATACGTGGATTTCGCCCGCGCCAAGGGGCTACGCAGCCGCGTCATCATGACCCGCCATGTCCTTCGCAACGCCCTGATCGCCACCGTCACCCTGCTAGGTCTCAACATCGGCGGGCTGATCGGTGGGGCCGTCATCACTGAAACGGTCTTCGCCATCCCCGGCGTTGGGAAGCTGATGGTGGACGCCATCTTCGGGCGCGACTACCCGGTGGTTCAGGGCCTGACCCTGACGTTCGCGGTGCTGGTGTCGCTGGTGTTCCTGGCGACCGACCTGATTCATGCCCGGCTTGATCCGCGTGCGGAACTCTCATGA
- a CDS encoding cytochrome C oxidase subunit II, with translation MLDHHTIERYELGWLVVAVVMVLLMFAGVIASMITETVPGMFGSPARYINPTQLSKTEFAAPGLKVSPDGSVNAYMVARAFQFQPNVLRVPANTPVTLHFVAADVIHGLMLGQGNVNAELVPGQVATFTRTFKSAGTFVSQCNEYCGSGHQTMSFTLIVEAPK, from the coding sequence ATGCTCGATCATCACACCATCGAGCGCTACGAGCTCGGCTGGCTGGTGGTGGCCGTCGTCATGGTCTTGCTGATGTTCGCCGGCGTCATCGCCAGTATGATCACCGAGACGGTGCCGGGAATGTTCGGCTCGCCCGCCCGCTATATCAATCCCACCCAACTCTCGAAGACCGAGTTTGCCGCGCCGGGCCTAAAGGTTTCCCCCGACGGATCGGTGAACGCTTACATGGTGGCGCGGGCTTTTCAGTTTCAGCCCAACGTGCTGCGGGTGCCGGCCAACACGCCCGTTACGCTGCATTTCGTCGCTGCTGACGTCATTCACGGCCTGATGCTGGGTCAGGGCAATGTCAATGCCGAGCTGGTTCCCGGTCAAGTCGCCACCTTCACGCGCACCTTCAAGTCCGCTGGCACCTTTGTGAGCCAGTGCAACGAGTACTGCGGCAGCGGACACCAAACCATGAGCTTTACCTTGATCGTGGAGGCTCCCAAGTGA
- a CDS encoding c-type cytochrome — protein MLTLFFAVLGLSYYAGTQLSGIQESAAVATAAPAGTGGTALFAGNCAGCHGAAGGGGIGPKLAGLVKPWSAAEFDAAVLDGHAPGGRTLSAMMPHFRTAGLDGQPPSEAQMADLYAFVRGL, from the coding sequence GTGCTGACCCTTTTTTTCGCGGTGCTGGGTCTGTCGTATTACGCGGGCACCCAACTTTCCGGCATTCAGGAATCCGCCGCTGTGGCCACGGCGGCTCCGGCGGGCACGGGCGGCACGGCCCTCTTTGCCGGCAACTGCGCGGGCTGTCACGGCGCAGCGGGCGGGGGCGGCATCGGCCCCAAGCTGGCGGGTTTGGTCAAACCCTGGAGCGCCGCCGAATTTGACGCTGCCGTGCTGGACGGCCACGCGCCCGGCGGACGAACCCTGAGCGCCATGATGCCGCACTTCAGAACCGCTGGCCTAGACGGTCAGCCGCCCAGCGAAGCCCAGATGGCCGATCTCTACGCCTTCGTGCGCGGCCTGTGA
- a CDS encoding GntR family transcriptional regulator yields MQEPSSGAAEPLIWPLGIDRSLGVPVNTQLRGQLEYGIACGDIPRGARLPSVRELSQELGVAHMTVAGVYKELLGLGLIVTSRGRGTFVATTPQPPPGPDLTRLTRLLSDTLARAEGEGYSLRQIGEAMNALIARGAQPPQQTGVSVLLVGLFADATRSYAANVQAALPTGDRVQAVTLDDLRSGRSHTDAQNANVVLALAHRLNETRSLLPGREIIPVGFIPSQRTRAALAALDPMIRLTIVATFEEFLPTFLSGVKRFAPHVLSIQATHLHAKDLQSVLDACDVATYATGSERVRTLIPNKPALEYRHVVDPRDIGGLVLPAVEAQRAFQKTTPHKPKKELS; encoded by the coding sequence GTGCAGGAGCCATCCTCCGGAGCCGCTGAGCCTCTTATCTGGCCGCTGGGCATCGACCGCAGTCTGGGGGTGCCGGTCAATACCCAACTGCGCGGGCAACTGGAATACGGCATAGCTTGCGGGGACATCCCGCGCGGCGCACGGCTGCCCAGCGTGCGCGAACTGTCTCAGGAACTGGGCGTGGCGCACATGACCGTGGCGGGCGTCTACAAAGAACTGCTGGGGCTGGGCTTGATCGTGACCTCACGCGGGCGCGGCACCTTCGTGGCCACCACGCCGCAGCCGCCGCCCGGCCCTGATTTGACGCGGCTGACCCGGCTGCTCTCGGACACGCTGGCGCGGGCCGAGGGCGAGGGTTACAGCCTGCGCCAGATCGGGGAGGCCATGAACGCCCTGATCGCACGCGGCGCACAGCCACCGCAGCAAACCGGCGTCAGCGTGCTGCTGGTGGGCTTGTTTGCCGACGCCACCCGCAGTTACGCGGCGAACGTTCAGGCGGCGCTGCCCACCGGAGACCGGGTGCAGGCGGTCACGCTGGACGATTTGCGCTCCGGGCGCTCGCACACCGACGCGCAAAACGCCAACGTGGTGCTGGCTCTGGCCCACCGCCTGAATGAGACGCGGTCACTTTTGCCGGGCCGGGAGATTATTCCGGTGGGCTTCATTCCCTCGCAGCGCACCCGAGCGGCGCTGGCGGCCCTCGACCCGATGATCCGGCTGACGATTGTGGCGACCTTCGAGGAATTTCTGCCCACTTTCTTGAGCGGCGTCAAACGTTTCGCGCCGCACGTCTTGTCTATTCAGGCCACTCACCTGCACGCCAAGGACTTACAGAGCGTGCTGGACGCCTGCGACGTGGCCACTTACGCCACCGGCTCCGAAAGAGTCCGCACCTTGATACCCAATAAGCCGGCCCTCGAATACCGCCACGTCGTCGACCCTCGCGACATCGGGGGGCTGGTGCTGCCCGCCGTGGAAGCGCAGCGAGCGTTCCAAAAAACGACGCCGCATAAGCCCAAAAAGGAGCTGTCATGA
- a CDS encoding ABC transporter ATP-binding protein gives MTAFVKEQAPLLTVRDLNVRIPTPGGVLHAVRGVNFDLMPGEVLGLVGESGSGKSVTLRSLIRLHRPPIQMTGTVEYSGQNLLGVSDSKLRSVRGGQISMIFQEPMSALNPVLTVGEQIEENLREHKGLRGKAAQSRAAELLDLTGIPSPRARLSDYPHQFSGGMRQRAMIAIALASEPQLLLADEPTTALDVTIQDQILRLLLRLREELHMSVILVTHDLGVVAQTCDRVAVMYGGRLVETAGVNDLFHAPKHAYTLGLLRSLPGAGEHRRPLQPIPGGPPDLRSLPPGCPFAPRCEYVTDECRGTEPPLLEVAPGRFSACIHYAELPALKASLEEVGV, from the coding sequence ATGACCGCTTTTGTTAAGGAACAAGCCCCATTACTGACTGTGCGCGATCTGAACGTCCGCATCCCCACGCCCGGCGGCGTCCTCCACGCGGTGCGCGGCGTCAACTTCGATCTGATGCCCGGCGAGGTGCTGGGCTTGGTGGGCGAGTCGGGCAGCGGCAAGAGCGTGACCCTGCGCTCGCTGATCCGGCTGCACCGCCCGCCGATTCAGATGACTGGAACCGTCGAGTACAGCGGCCAGAATCTGTTGGGTGTGTCCGACTCGAAGCTGCGCTCGGTGCGCGGCGGGCAGATCAGCATGATCTTTCAGGAGCCGATGTCGGCCCTCAATCCGGTGCTGACGGTAGGCGAGCAAATTGAAGAGAATCTGCGCGAGCATAAGGGCTTGCGGGGCAAGGCGGCGCAGAGCCGGGCCGCCGAACTCCTCGACCTGACCGGCATTCCCAGCCCCCGCGCCCGCTTATCGGATTATCCGCACCAGTTTTCCGGCGGGATGCGCCAACGGGCCATGATCGCCATTGCGCTGGCTTCCGAGCCGCAACTGCTGCTGGCCGACGAGCCGACGACGGCGCTGGACGTGACCATTCAGGACCAGATTCTGAGACTCCTGCTGAGGCTGCGCGAGGAGCTACACATGAGCGTCATTCTGGTCACGCACGATCTGGGCGTGGTGGCGCAGACCTGTGACCGGGTGGCGGTGATGTACGGCGGGCGATTGGTCGAGACGGCAGGTGTCAATGATTTGTTTCACGCGCCCAAACACGCCTACACGCTGGGACTCTTGCGAAGCCTGCCGGGGGCCGGGGAACACCGCCGCCCGCTCCAGCCGATTCCCGGCGGGCCACCTGATTTGCGCTCGTTGCCGCCGGGCTGCCCTTTCGCGCCGCGCTGCGAATACGTGACGGATGAATGCCGTGGAACGGAGCCGCCGCTGCTGGAAGTTGCGCCGGGACGGTTCAGCGCCTGCATTCACTACGCCGAATTGCCCGCCCTCAAAGCCAGTCTTGAGGAGGTGGGCGTATGA
- a CDS encoding cbb3-type cytochrome c oxidase subunit I, which translates to MTTAPPPTVSAPASPAEQVYFGHPEKKVTLYFLVTGLLMLLIGVAIGPLQALNYANIDVYQYLPFLKSYYQGLSLHGVLNALVFTTYFISGLLLYLPCRALGVRPNLVVAWAAYWTMTIGVLMAAWAVLGNNATLLYTFYPPLQGSPLFYIGAALLVVGSLIIAVQVIVIWTGWKRQHPGETTPLVAYMSVATWMMWVIASLGLVVEVVVFLIPWSLGWTKGVDPLLARTLFWYTGHAIVYFWVLPAYISWYALLPRQAGGVIASDSMARLSFVLFLLLSTPVGLHHQYSDTGLSIGWKTVQMLLTFLVVVPSMLTAFSVGASLELAAQARGGGGYFGWTRRLPWKDPVFTAQVLAMISFIPGGAGGIVNASLALDTAVHNTAWIPGHFHITVGTATTLTFFAISFWLLPHLTRKPLASVKMALWSAWLWFWGMIIFAVGMHWEGLIGIPRRTYFAGATGLSEMISRAQVPLALTGISGMVLAVAAVLYFTVIFRTLLGRTRVSAQAEVPIPFSQSLAEVEALAGNGGSPKIAGAVRVLERLWVFFALALALVLVMYLPTFISLLLNPHPVPGLRLW; encoded by the coding sequence GTGACCACTGCCCCGCCCCCAACCGTCTCTGCGCCCGCTTCACCAGCCGAGCAGGTCTACTTCGGCCACCCCGAAAAAAAGGTCACGCTCTACTTTTTGGTGACGGGCCTGCTGATGCTGCTGATCGGCGTCGCCATCGGCCCCCTGCAAGCGCTCAACTACGCCAACATCGACGTGTATCAGTACCTGCCCTTTCTCAAATCGTATTACCAGGGCCTGTCGCTGCACGGGGTTCTCAACGCGCTGGTGTTTACCACCTACTTCATCAGCGGCCTGCTGCTCTACTTGCCCTGCCGCGCTCTGGGGGTGCGCCCGAATCTGGTGGTGGCCTGGGCCGCTTACTGGACGATGACCATAGGCGTGCTGATGGCCGCCTGGGCAGTGCTGGGCAACAACGCCACGCTGCTCTACACGTTTTACCCGCCGCTTCAGGGCAGCCCACTCTTTTACATCGGCGCGGCCTTGCTGGTGGTCGGCAGCTTGATCATCGCCGTGCAGGTGATCGTCATCTGGACTGGCTGGAAGCGCCAGCACCCCGGCGAAACCACCCCGCTGGTGGCCTACATGAGCGTGGCGACTTGGATGATGTGGGTGATCGCCTCGCTGGGCTTGGTGGTCGAGGTCGTCGTCTTTTTGATTCCCTGGTCGCTGGGCTGGACCAAGGGCGTCGATCCGCTGCTGGCCCGTACGCTGTTCTGGTACACCGGACACGCCATCGTGTATTTCTGGGTGCTGCCCGCTTATATTTCGTGGTACGCGCTGCTGCCGCGCCAAGCCGGCGGCGTAATCGCCTCGGACAGCATGGCGCGGCTTTCGTTCGTGCTGTTCTTGCTGCTCTCTACCCCGGTGGGTCTGCACCACCAGTATTCCGATACCGGACTGTCGATCGGCTGGAAGACGGTGCAGATGCTGCTAACCTTTTTGGTGGTGGTACCCTCGATGCTGACCGCTTTCAGCGTGGGCGCGTCGCTGGAACTGGCCGCACAGGCCCGTGGCGGCGGCGGCTACTTTGGCTGGACGCGCCGCCTGCCCTGGAAAGACCCGGTGTTCACGGCGCAGGTGCTGGCCATGATCTCCTTTATCCCCGGCGGCGCGGGCGGCATCGTGAACGCCAGCTTGGCTCTAGACACCGCCGTCCACAACACCGCTTGGATTCCCGGTCACTTTCACATCACGGTGGGCACCGCCACGACTTTGACCTTTTTCGCGATCAGCTTCTGGCTGCTGCCGCACCTGACCCGCAAGCCGCTGGCAAGCGTCAAAATGGCCCTCTGGTCAGCTTGGCTGTGGTTTTGGGGCATGATCATCTTCGCCGTCGGCATGCACTGGGAAGGCCTCATCGGTATTCCGCGCCGCACCTATTTCGCGGGAGCCACCGGCCTGAGCGAGATGATCAGCCGCGCTCAAGTGCCGCTGGCGCTGACCGGTATCAGCGGCATGGTGCTGGCGGTCGCCGCCGTGCTGTACTTCACGGTGATCTTCCGCACCCTGCTGGGCCGCACCCGCGTCAGCGCACAGGCCGAGGTGCCGATTCCGTTCAGTCAGTCGCTGGCCGAAGTCGAGGCCCTGGCAGGCAACGGCGGCTCGCCCAAAATCGCGGGCGCGGTGCGGGTACTCGAGCGGCTGTGGGTGTTCTTCGCGCTGGCACTGGCGCTGGTGCTGGTGATGTACCTGCCCACCTTCATCAGTTTGCTGCTCAATCCGCACCCGGTGCCGGGGTTGCGTTTGTGGTAA
- a CDS encoding ABC transporter permease yields the protein MTTMHSPALEVQTRPRRRMPKATLLIGLVLLFILIVAALFPQYLARYSPTDFDYQAILQGPNAKHVFGTDNFGRDILSRIIYGTRVDMQIAIFTTLFPFIFGTLLGALTGYLGKWSDAVVGRVADLVVVFPFLVLVIAIVSVLGPGLSNMYIAVSAVGWVSYWRLTRGEVMAQKKAEYAQAGRVLGYSPGRILLRHLLPNAVTPAIVYLMTDMSLGILLGASLGYLGLGAQPPTPEWGVMVSDGKNFMATAWWISTFPGLALTLAGVTFSLIGDGLADALRPRA from the coding sequence ATGACCACCATGCATTCCCCCGCGCTGGAGGTGCAGACCCGCCCACGCCGCCGGATGCCCAAAGCGACGCTACTGATCGGGCTGGTGCTGCTCTTCATTCTGATCGTGGCCGCGCTGTTTCCGCAGTATCTGGCCCGCTACAGTCCCACCGACTTTGATTATCAGGCCATCTTGCAGGGGCCGAATGCCAAGCACGTGTTCGGCACCGACAACTTCGGGCGCGATATTCTCAGCCGGATCATCTACGGCACCCGCGTCGACATGCAGATCGCCATTTTCACGACCCTGTTTCCGTTTATCTTCGGCACGCTGCTGGGTGCTCTGACCGGCTATCTGGGCAAGTGGAGCGACGCGGTGGTGGGCCGCGTCGCCGATCTGGTGGTGGTCTTTCCCTTTCTGGTGCTGGTGATCGCCATCGTGTCGGTGCTGGGGCCGGGCCTGAGTAATATGTACATCGCGGTGAGCGCGGTGGGCTGGGTCAGCTACTGGCGGCTGACACGCGGCGAGGTGATGGCGCAGAAGAAAGCCGAATACGCGCAGGCCGGACGGGTGCTCGGCTACAGCCCCGGGCGCATTTTGCTGCGCCACCTGCTGCCCAATGCCGTCACGCCCGCTATCGTCTACCTGATGACCGACATGAGCCTCGGCATTTTGCTGGGCGCGTCGCTCGGCTATCTGGGCCTGGGCGCACAACCGCCGACCCCCGAGTGGGGCGTGATGGTCTCGGACGGCAAGAACTTCATGGCCACCGCTTGGTGGATCAGCACCTTTCCGGGGTTGGCCCTGACACTGGCGGGCGTGACCTTCAGCCTGATCGGCGACGGGCTGGCCGACGCCCTGAGGCCCCGCGCATGA
- a CDS encoding ABC transporter ATP-binding protein, which yields MTVPLSKSTPALMEIHNLTKTFPVAQSLLARWRGQPRRAVQALTDVELTVQRGETLGIVGESGCGKSTLARTLVRLYDADRGSVRYGDLDVLALRGAELRQYNRRVQMIFQDPYSSLNPRMTVEAVLREALSVHKMRPAAKQPARVRELLQLVGLPPEAAGRLPHEFSGGQRQRIGIARALALEPECLIADELVSALDVSVQAQVVNLLLELQERLNLTVLFVAHDLRLVRHISHRVAVMYLGRVVEVSDTQAIFTTPRHPYTQALLAAAPTLDPSRRTAAPAITGELPSPLNVPSGCAFRTRCPHAFERCATERPALLKLEDGPEVACHLYDPAHTASLKRAT from the coding sequence ATGACCGTTCCTCTGTCTAAATCCACTCCAGCCCTGATGGAAATACACAACCTCACCAAGACCTTTCCGGTGGCACAGAGCTTACTGGCTCGCTGGAGAGGCCAGCCTAGGCGTGCCGTGCAGGCCCTGACCGACGTGGAACTGACCGTGCAGCGCGGCGAAACATTGGGCATCGTGGGCGAGAGCGGCTGCGGTAAATCCACGCTGGCCCGCACATTGGTGCGGCTCTACGACGCCGACCGGGGCAGCGTCCGTTACGGCGATCTGGACGTGCTAGCGCTACGCGGCGCAGAATTGCGTCAGTACAACCGCCGGGTGCAGATGATCTTTCAAGACCCCTATTCCAGCCTCAACCCGCGTATGACCGTGGAAGCCGTGCTGCGCGAGGCGCTGAGTGTTCACAAGATGCGCCCCGCTGCTAAGCAGCCTGCCCGCGTGCGCGAACTGCTGCAACTGGTGGGTCTGCCGCCCGAGGCTGCTGGACGCCTGCCGCACGAGTTCTCTGGCGGTCAGCGTCAGCGCATCGGCATTGCCCGCGCTCTGGCACTGGAACCCGAATGCCTGATCGCCGATGAGCTGGTCTCGGCGCTGGACGTGTCGGTACAGGCACAGGTGGTCAACCTGCTGCTGGAGTTGCAGGAACGTCTGAACCTGACGGTGCTGTTCGTGGCCCACGATTTGCGGCTGGTGCGCCACATCTCGCACCGGGTGGCGGTAATGTACCTGGGCCGGGTGGTGGAGGTGTCGGATACGCAGGCGATCTTCACTACTCCGCGCCATCCGTATACGCAGGCCCTTCTCGCCGCCGCGCCCACCCTCGATCCGTCGCGGCGCACGGCGGCCCCGGCCATCACGGGCGAGTTGCCCAGCCCGCTGAACGTGCCGAGCGGCTGCGCCTTTCGCACGCGCTGCCCGCACGCGTTTGAGCGCTGCGCCACCGAGCGGCCCGCCCTGCTCAAGTTGGAAGACGGCCCGGAGGTGGCCTGCCATCTGTACGACCCTGCCCACACCGCGTCACTCAAGCGGGCGACATGA